tatataaaaagtcataatagtcttatcaagtaactgtacgatgttgtatccgaatgcagataggaaaaattttgtgattgttacagatacaaatactggctgttacatgaaaatgtaaatatgcaatgtcatatatattttaaagtttttaaaatttacatatgtaattgttgcataaggctatgcattaatacgcgtttattgataaaaaaaaaaggctatctaggtgtagacgtaaatcgAACACAATCTAAcaagtagaaaattaaattagaaacatctaaacttttcaggtcgcagtaagtgcaccactggtcatgcacatcctttcccggaacaatactgaaagctaaggcaagatggagaaacagatgatcatagttgtacaaggatagccattttttaaatgaatctattagcagagctactgcaagtgattttaagtgctggaattccatttattctttgctgaaacttctgcgtcatcatggagagcgggtcatggttgcccagcaacagcagacgccactggagcgcaagagcaggctacagagtgctttggaaataaggagagcggcgcgcctagcgttttccacacgttttcagtcgcgacatcgtgcaaatgtggttttgttttgagggagaaattttttattttatttttttgctggactcggtcgagaccaactagaagacttggcgagtccaatggccaagtccgagacaagtccgagtgaaaattccaagaccggactcgagtactacagccctagtggGGACATACAGGTACACAgtttgtgtgttgtctgcttggGAGCAACAGTCAAGTCTCGAGTCAGCGGTTTCTTCCCCCTCTGAGTGAGAGCTCGCTACTGCAGCTATTTTTCTCAGAGGAGATTGATAATGTTTATGATTATTACATAATTTTGGATATTTGATGTGAATCTTACCACACCAAACTGTGTTTACTAGTTTTGATTgaatttaattctgaggaataaaaagtatttatgcTGACTATGAGAAGTTGGATATACAGGGGCTCTTGGGATAAATGTTTCTCACGTGAGAGCACGTGTTTACCTCTTATCCTGTGAGGAGGTTGAGGTAGTCCGCAGCGGCTGCTGGACGTAGCGGTACTAAGAGTCTCGCCGCCTCCACAGATGTCTCTAGAGCAGCTGGTTCAGGTGTCCCCTGCCGGTGTGCCACTTCAGGGCACAGAGCtagctgtttcaattacactagaggtcagtctcgagagattTGCAGACCGCGTGTCTCCTGCACACTGTAGAATGAGGCTATAGAATCCAGTTCTTGTCGTCCTCAGTTTAATGGGGTTAACCCCTCTATGGTGGGTCCCGAACAGGCTCTGGTCATGGAACAGAAGTAGTTACTCGTTTGAGGAAGAAGGCCATCGTGGTGGTCCCACGTCATGCAGCAGAGTCTGAGtactacagccggtacttcaccGTTCCAAGGAAGGATGGAGGGTGGCCCAAGGGGAAGCCTGCTTTGCATGATCAAGGTCACGCGGTGATGCCTAAATGCCTTGACCATGTGGAGATAGCATTGGTTCTTGCCCGGTGCTGGGGGCTCCTTGTCGCTGTTTAACGCTAATAAAGGATGCATTCCCCACTCGCTGGGaagcagtcatgagtggccaccttGCCCGCGGCCTGTGGGGTATGTCCCTAAGTTCCtctctgttacaccacagcctatcATGCtacaggccttctgtcctcctcccttcagggagcctgaccagaagaagcttatctgcaagcactggacacatacatccacagagctgctcTGTGGAGAAGGGCTGACCAACTGCTGGTTTGCTATGCTCTTCCTAAGAGGGGTATTCCTGCTACGAAGCAGACCCTCGGTCGGTGGATAGTGGATGCCAGTACTATTGCTATTGGTTAACATCtccaggttatgtatgtaaccatagttccctgaagggaatgagacactgtgtcTCAGGTCCATACTTCCGGCATCTCTGCGAGCACTTGCTTCATTTCTTAAAGCTGATGCCGGTTCCACCTCACATGCTTTTATATATTCCTGGTCACTACTTCACCCACCTATGATGTCTCACCCTTCCATTGGATtgattacacatgtgattcagagcgTGGTCACGCTAAAGGGAATACCATACGCATTTTCCGACGCAGTGTTTCGTTCCCTTTTTAAAACCattgttacatatgtaacctggaaatgattttcagtaatttagtCACAAACTTATCATATTATACTTGTGCTGTAGAAAGAATTAATtaagtgatttttcttttttttatagcatAAAAGTGAAGGTGTGTTTCAGCTACAGTCTCAGCACTGGAAACACAGCCTTCAAGAAAGACATCAGTAAGTGGAGCACCAGCTTCAGTAGTGTTTGGTCTGTGTTTTATTGGATTAACCGTGTGTTTGTTTCTCTCTGCATCAGCTGTGAAGTACACAGTAGATGCTGACCCCAATCGCCGTGGCGCCCGAGTTCGTTTCCTGGACAACAAGCAAAGCACATTTACAGGCCTGCTGTCTTTCTCCGCTCCCGCATGTCAAGAGCTGGAACTTTCTGTTCATGTGAGAGACCACGCTCATTTGTTTCACTATATTAGTGAGGATATGCATAGACTTTCACTGGTTTTATATCAGTTATCACCCAACCCTACCCCGAAATCAGCCCCTCACAAAAACACGTGCTAACACTAGCTTTAAATGAAGACATGTTTTGGTCTATTTATCAAGTGAGAATCAGTAAGATGTCCTTACTAGTGGTTGGCATGTTATTTGACTATATAAGTGAGGACATTTGGCCCTACCAAGTACACAcacaagcactctctctctctctctctatctctctctctctctctctctctctctctctctcacacacacacacacacacatataaaaagtgtatatataatttatatgtatttaagcATGAGTAAATTAatgactaaatgaataaatgtgtacataaatatattaataatactactactaataaaatataaaaaatgtatattttgttcacaatagaatatagataacatatcaaatgttgaaagtgagacattttgaaatgtcatgccaaatattggctcatattgaccttgcattttccaacatgacaatgccagaccacatactgcatcaattacacaatcatggctgtgtagaagaaggatccgggtactgaaatggccagcatgcagtccagatctttcacccatagaaaacatttggcacatcgtAAAGaagaagatgcgacaaagaagacgtaagacagttgagcaactagaagcctgtattagataAGAATGAAACAACAttactattcctaaacttgagcaactcgtcttctcagtccccagacgtttgcagactgttataaaaagaagagtaGATGCCACACAGTAGTAAACATGGCCCTGTCCCAGCTTTTatcagatgtgttgatgccatgaaatttaaaatcaacttattttccccttaaaattatacattttctcagtttaaacatttgatatgtcatctatgttgtattctgaataaaatattgaaatttgaaacttccacatcattgcattctgtttttattcacaatttgtaaagtgtcccaacttttttggaatcaggtttgtattatattatattatatcagttttaaatgaacatgaTTGCCAACATATATAATGCTTAAATAATAACTTCTTTAATGCATGTAGAAAATAAGCATAGGATAAGAATGCCATTCTGATCCAGGAATCTGTCTTTAGAGAATGCAAAGGAGCAACAgggttgttttctctctctcccccctcacTAGACTCCTGTGAGGGACAAACTTCAGCCCATAGTGTTCACTCTCAACGTGTCTCTGAACGAGCAGAAAGCAGCAGCACAGCAAACACTGCAGAGTCTGGACGCTTTCCCTGTGCTGAGCGGCCAGCAGATCCTGACCAACAAAACTGAGGTACAAACCAGTCTCAGCTGAAGAGAAACCTCTGCATGAACGTTTCTGCTGATGTGAGTCTTGAGAGTGCTTTGGTGTGTTTGTCCTCAGATTAACTTTCATAAGGAGTGTGGTGTTGACAACACGTGTAGCAGTAACCTGCAGCTCGAGGCCATATTTGCTGATGAGAATAACATTCCCTTCCCCAGGTGAGTATGCTGCATGAAAACAAGTGAATGTGGATGGAAGAAAATGTGtacacaaacagcatttattcacaTTCACAGTCTTTTGAGTGAATTCAGTTCTCATCATTTAGTTTTGGTGGACTTTTTCATAAATCTAATGATTCATGTAACATATGTCATGTAAAATAATGATCAGAGTAGAATAGTACTGGTAATAATATAGTGTTTATTATATTGTGGCCacttaaaaactatttatttggttaaaattgttttaataaatgaagtctaaaaactgaaaaacttttattataattaaaaagaaactaaattattacattttatattatattgttatgtAAATTATTGACCGCTTACCAGATTGACTCAGATTgaccatttatattatattatattatattatattatattatattatattatattatattatattatattatattatattatattatattatattaaatatgtaattttattttgtacttcAATCATTCTGTGAAATTATGTGATAAAAGAAACACACCACAGAGAGATAAGACATATATGAAAACAGCACCTGGAATCAAAtccaaattaattatataaaaaaacagttgtaatatatttatttcaattttatttcacAAGCTACTGTCTTCTTCAAATACTACTGTTTAAATACATGTGAGAATTATGGGATGTGCTGGTTTGTTCCCAGTCAGACTATGGAGTTCAGCAGTAACATTAAGAAGCTGGTGTTGATGGTGAATGTTACTAACATGCCTGATGGAGGCAGGCAGGAGGCGGAGGACGCCCATCAGGCCACGCTGAGCATCACCATTCCTCCCTCTCTCAAATACTCAGGAGTGCGTCCTCTGGTGAGTCCACACAGAGGCGCTCTTTCACTCTTCATCGCACCTCCACAGGCTACATCCCTTAGGAAGGAAACACAAAGAAGAGCTTTATAATATCTCAAATAAACAATTGTTCTTGgttgagctatgaaagagcagcATATGAGCAATACAATTCTCCTGTACTTCCTGTGTGATTTTCCCATTGATTTGAGCATTTGTTTTGTACTAAATTTTGCTATATGATTTAACAGAAAcaagttttgatttaaaaaatgtattaatacatgttgaaattaacattaactatgattaattaatactttagaagaatttttcattgttagttcatgttaactaatgtgttAACTGAGGTTAACTAAGAACATTTATTGTAAAGGGTTAAcagattatattataaattaatatattatatatattatattatattatattatattatattatattatattatatattatattacatattcattGTGTTATGTACAGTAAGTCAGTCattattgctaaatattattaattgaccttttatattatattatatttatggtgTAATGCACAGATTGCTGGTCATTAATGCAAATAACCAATAAATGGAAGtagctcatgaaaaaaaaaaacgatataaaggattagtttaaataatcaatattattttaccaaaattaatctatattatattatattatattatattatattatattatattatagtatagtattgtatagtatattatagtatagtatagtatagtatagtatagtgtaTTATATATCACCAAACTTTGCAAAAATGAAACAGACTTCCTATTAGAGACTCTTTCTAGTAATTTTTGTTAATTCGATCATTTCAGTGTTCTCAATGCTGTTCTCACCTTGCTTGGTTTGTCTTTATTACAGACTGGTTTAGGTATTGAGTGCAGCGCAGGCGAGACTGTGATATGTGATCTGGGAAACCCATTTAAAAGCAATCAGAAGGTACAGTAGCTGTCTGTTTTCTTATTGAGAACGTGTCCAATATTTGACTTTCTGAGGATAGTGCTCAGCTAATCAGACTGTACAGCTGATATGTCTTGCTAATTTTCTCTCACTGTTGTTCTCCACAGACCTCCTTGATAATCATCTTTGAGACTTCTGGTGTAACACTTTACACAAAGCAGATTGAATCGCAGCTTCAGCTCTCCACGTAAGTCTGGACTAAAATGGTTTCTTGTTAATATAGTATAGTTTCCCCTCAGTGCACAGTGTTGAACTAAAGCATTTCTACGGGCCTTTTCTTTTAAGCTGAGTTGTATTGTGTTTGTCTTCAGTATCAGTGAGCAGAAGGATCTGGATCCTGTTCCTGTCACACTCAGCGTGAAGAACACGCTCCTCACTTCCTTCTCCCTGTATGtgctttaatatgtttttaaaattaagaaaagatGTGAACATTCacaatgaataaatgattcatcTGTGCATGTTAAAACACAAAAGTGCATCAAATGCGAATTTGAagcaaaacattttacatttgaatGTCCCTCATACTCAAACAGTCCTgctgataaaaatatttttaattctgtgATTTAATTTCATGTTCAGAGAAAAACAAGTGATTGACGCGACGTTCAGTGGCAGTGTGATTGGTGAATCTGCCATGAACAGCACCGGTGATGTGGGCAGTCCACTGGAGTTTGTGTTTCATGTAAGTGtgtaataaataatgacagaatgttcaatTCTTCTAAGCTccctttaaacattttaaagtgtcaaaacattaaaaatggtcTTTGTTTCCACTTTCCAGGTGCACATGCAGGGAGAACCTCTGGGAGATTTGGGAACTCTGATGATTGACTTTGAATGGCCATTTGAAGTAGCCAATGGGAAATGGCTGCTGTATCTCACAGAGATCGTGATCAAAGGAGCGTCAGAGTCACGCTGTGTCCCACCGGGGAAAGTTATCAACCCTCTCAACCTCACAGTGAGTCTGAGGAAATACAGCAGCCCACAGGAACTCATTTCTGATTTAATTCAACTCCAACAATTGTTGTCCTACATCGTCTCTTTCCAGCTGTCAGATCGAGGTACCAAACGGTCTAAAAGAGCGGCGGATTCAGGATATCCCAAGGCCGTCACCGTCCTGGCACCTCGTAAAGTGCCCCATTTTCTGGTGAGGCAGATGTTCGCTCTCTGAGGAATGATCTTCGTGGTGTCCCACAAGTTTTTTCATCATCCGAATGGCTTTTGTCTCTGTTCAGGAGTGTTCAAAGCAGACGGCTCGCTGTGTGACCTTCTCCTGCCCGCTGCACAACATGTCGACTCAGGCGGAGATCAGAGTCAGGTCACGCGTGTGGAACAGCACCTTGCTGGAGGTTTGTATTAGTAGATGTTTGTGAAGTACTCACTAAATGGTGCTCACTAAATGACATCTCTGTGGGTATGTGGCAGGATTACTCCAACGCCCTGCGAGTGGAGGTGAAGGGCCAGGCCACGCTGAGACTGCTGACCGATAAACCGGCCATCAGAATGGACAACCAGACCAGAGAGGTCAGAGCTGTTCGCATTAAAGTTCACcttatattgatttatttgctCAACCTCatcatgaactgaaaaaaaagtagtCTGAAGTAGTCTCTTTAACACACTGAATTGTAAGTTTTCGGAAATATATCTTGTAATTTAGTGCACGAGTCAAATGGACTGGGGCTTAAAAGACTAatattatatagaaaaatattatCGCTTTGCTCTGACACTATCAAAAAGAACGAAACTTGAGCTGGATAATGATACAATTATCTACTTCACAGCTGAATTGGAAGTTGTTTCATAATTGCTGAACTTTGCAATATTGATATAGTTACTGAATTAAACTGAATCAACAGTGAACTAAACTGAGCTGAACGATAACACTTTTGTTCTGTGTAGAGATGCTGTGAATCAGATTGTTTCATTATTGATCAAATTAGCAATATCATCACTGTTGCTGAACCAAATTGAATCAACGTTGAACTAAATTGAGCTGAACTATGACattattgtcttctgtagagctgctgtgaaacaaatttgtttcataattgatcCATTTTGCAACATCAAATCTGTCACTAGCGATTCAACCCTGAACAAAATTCAGCTGTAATGACTGTTGTCTTGTACAGAGCGGTTTTACAGTTGAAACGGATTTATTAACAACATTAATGGTTATTTTCAAgtcctatataaataaaaaatgacgaCTTCTGAAACAGTTTTGATATCtttatgtaaaatacagtgcaaaataTAAGTCATTATTTAATGCTTTATATTATTTGACTAATTTCTGTGCTAGATATCCAAAAGCCAATGGGATTATTTggcaaataattacataaattggaatgttcctcacaaaaaaacaaaatattaaatgactTAAATGACTAAATGCTTGCAATACAGTGCAAAAGACATCTCgactacttttatggtgtttttgtgtTCCATTCAGAGCTTGAAAGCATGTGGTCACAAtgaattttgaatatttttttatttttaaaatgacatgaaggtgaataaatgatgagagaatgtGAAAGTTCGGATCATCCAATCCTTATGAATATTCTGAGTGTAACTGCTAATGCATTGCTGAAAGCTCATCTAATTGAAATGTCTGTAGTTTGCAGTAAACATTGACCCCATGCTGGGAGAGGAGACGCCGTATGAAGTTCCTCTCTGGATCATCATTGTTTCCGCGGTTGCAGGGATTCTCTTATTAGGCATCATCAGTCTCATCATGTGGAAGGTATCTGTGCTTTTATATTTGCTCAACATTCCATCCAAGATCAAATCAAAATTTGctaaatttcagcaaaaaatGTGTCGTGTGTGTATACATCAGCTATTTTatagttaatattttataaatactgtttttcttttttaagtcaaGTGTAATGTGGGATTAAGCTttgccaattattatttttttataattagaataatcacattatatatatatatatatatatatatatatataatttttttttttttttttttttaaatcagtctcTTCTGTTTACcattgctgcatttatttgatcaaaaatactgtaaaaactgtaattttgtcaACTACTATTAGTTTTAAGtaactattttcagtataaaaatatatattttaaaatgaaatgtattcctctGATGCCAAAActcaattttcagcatcattactccagtcatcatatggtcattcagaaatcattctaatatgctgatatgtttctctaaaaaaatgattttaggattatttgatgaatgcaATGTTCAAAGGAAAAGCAGTTATGTTGAAATGAtgccacttttgattaatttaacacGTCCTGActgaatagaaaaataaaaaataatcagtcTGTCCCCAAATAGTACCATTACATAAATCTACTCATAGCATGAAATTAGATTTTGGTCATTTCTCCCACTTTTAGGgactttttttctaaaacatttatttataaactataaCTTAACCAGGTATGGTTCATTAATGCAAATGACAAGACAGATTTTAAAGCACATGCTTGCAGTCCATGAAATTCAGTTTTACCAAGTGCACCCTTGATGTGAAATGTCACTGGCTCTTGTTATTTGAATCAGTAATTAATGTCCCGCCTTGGGCTCCGCCCCTCCTCCACAGTGCGGTTTCTTCCAACGGGCCAGCAGGAGGGAGATGTATGAAGCCAAATCCCAGAAAGCAGAAATAAAGATCCAGCCCTCTGAGACAGAGAGGCTGACGGAGGAATTCTGAGCCTGCGGGGGCCCTCGAGCCGCTTTGCAGCAACGTTTAGGGCCCTTCGGTAAAGCAGACCCTTGAGATCTGTCTAGTTACAGCACGCTTTTTCTGACTTTTTCACTTCGCAAGCCTGTTTTCTGGCATAATCCCTTCACTGTCAGAGTCAAATAACAATCTCTTCCTTTCTCATTCAGTCTGTCTTGATCACTAACCCCAAATATCCCCAGATTAAGCTCCACACTACTTCAGtttatcaattaatgtcttgtgaagtaaaaagctgtgtgtttgcaagaaacaaatctagtaagacatttttaatgtcaaagcggctaaaatatgaatcctttatctttaaaaaattgcTTTATGCAGTGAAAAGGCAATttctctgaatcaggagagaaatatgcacagatcaagcccCGTTTAGAAGCCAAActcaatatgttttatatattattatattttgatgtgagaagataacaggggatggactttttctcTAAAGGTTTATTATAGATTATTAACAACTGTTTGATGTTAAAAACGTAATTTGTTTCATTGTgactgcacccattcactgcagaggatccattggtaagtAAGTAATGTTCTGTAATGCTATAtttctgttcccatgaagaaaaatctcatctacatcttggatggcctgagtacATTTTagccaattttaattttttggtgagATATTCCTTCCAAAACtaatttacccaaaaatgtacattctgtCATCACTTAACTCACCCTCTTGTCATATTTATTCTTCTGtcaaacacaaaatgagatgcaCAATTTTCATGCTGCTGTTTTTCAGGAAAAGTGGATTTAGATTAGTACAGCAAACTCCAACAATCACTAGAAGTGTCATAGAATTAGATGGCAGACAACGTTTCTTGTCCATCACATGACCAATCATAACGCAATAAGTTTGAACAAAGAACACAAAATGTAGCTGCAAAATTTATAAAATGGCTTCAGtagacttgaaatatagtgcacaagtcataTGTCCACTTTCATATGGAAAACATCTTGTTTCACAAAACGCGAAAGAAGAAATAATATAGGGTTGTCTTCACGGTTAATAAATGATAACATATAAATTCGTATTTTTGACTTATAAAGTTTCATTGCAAAGCATATCCGTCAGTCTTACCTGAAAGACCTGATTCTCTCGTCTGTCTTGCGCAGTGTGGTTTCTTCAAACGGGCCGTTTACTACAAGAGAATGCCAAAGTACCACGGTGTGAGAGTACGCAAAGAGGAGCGCTATAACTTGGCCTTTCAGCCTGAGCAAGAACTGAGCAAGAGACTCTGGGTCACCAACTGGACAGAGATGCAGGAATATTACTACTGACCACTTCACCTCTCTCCGTCCAGAGCCAGAGGAGCGTGATGATTGGAGGATGTCTTTTATTAACCCCACCTCAAGTCAACAGACACTGGACACTCATGCAGTGAGAACGTTCTGAAATGTTTGTTGGTCTGTGTGCAATATCGTGATTGTAGACCATTAAACCACTTTCAACAAAACCAGAGTATTGTCTGGGACATCCTCGACTTAGTAAAGAGCAACTGATATATTTTCCTAGTTttcatgaatatgtaaatatattgcaGTTTCTAGTGtttaatagcatttttaaattactttccattcaaataattttttttttatcactataaTAGTTTACCTGCCAAAGCCTTGGGCCATTTTCCTCatactgatctgatctgagaccAGTTCTGATTAAACAGCACTGTGGAAATAGACTTGATTTCCAAGTTCTGGTTGCATTTTCATTAGATGCttattttttaacttatttttttcagCTACTCCCTCCCATGGAGGAAGACTACAGTTTTTAAGTGTGTAAACTGTTTGCCCAAATGACCACGTTCCTGTCAGCATTAGTTGGGTGAATCTCTAGAAGTTGGGTCgtttcaaattgaaaaaaaaaaaaaatctaaataaaatatttgaataaaagctcaatttagcaaatacattttCATCGTGAAGCAATTTTTATAACAAGCACAGTGACATTCTAattactgcaaaaaataaaaataaacatattgtaTGAGCAAAAATCAAAGATGATGTGTAACTGGTCAATAAAATATATAGCCCTCCCCAAACTTCACTTTTTTTGTTTGAGCAATTCATTTTGTTTCGtttgattttgtattgtaatatGACTGAGATTTGTTGTCAGTTTGTAAGAGTCACTCTTTAGTTCAGATTTTCatttaatgtctttatttttgttttactgttaaGAATGTCTTTGTCTCTTCTCAAAAGTATATATTGACCCTTGGAACAGCTACGGGAAACTGCTGTCTTTGTGCAATTTATCATACATGTAAAGAATGTTGATTTTATGCTTGAACAAATTTGAATTTCTATTAAAGATGTACATGTACTGCCAAGTCATAAGGGTTGCTCAGTTTGGCTCATATCAGCCCACTTTCAGTGATGAGAATACAAAAAACAAATTCAGTGTTGAACTTGAACATGGTATGAGATTCTTAAATGGTGGATGAGGAAAGAGTTTCATATTTAAGTGTAAAGTAATATAATCGAGTGGTGGATTAGAGTGAATTGTTGGAGACTAGAGTTGGATACTAAATTACTAGACATCAACATAAATGAGTGTTTGTACACCTCAGACCTGGGTATATAGTTgagaaaatatactgtatgtccaCAAAAAACATGATCTg
This portion of the Carassius gibelio isolate Cgi1373 ecotype wild population from Czech Republic chromosome A12, carGib1.2-hapl.c, whole genome shotgun sequence genome encodes:
- the LOC128024992 gene encoding integrin alpha-3-like isoform X1; amino-acid sequence: MAGKSLQLCVFVIYAIQTNSGFNIDVQFPVIKEGKTKGSLFGFSVALHKQTEKTKKNFLLVGAPQEKAQPQLSKFNINETGAVYYCPISIEQDDCRRMDLISPPQAAETVEGMWLGVTVASQRNGGHVLACGHRYVKKLLGAEEQQRMVGKCYVRGNDLTYDPSDYWQSDTYELCDFNYDQNLEGMCNMGISGGMTENDVYFGTPGSFVWQGTVHMKERDPSFDFAGDANEISFGKLGEDRLNIYIGYSVLEDIKLLDHSKYTVVTGAPRDNFKGSVILAEKQGLVLNPVMTIPGEQIGSYFGGCLAVTDLNNDDWNDLIVGAPFYFDRNKEEGGAVYIFMNENGSFQERASSVLKGKKGSGFGFAVAAVGDVNQDGFQDLAVGAPFQDSGKVFIWMGSKNGITKEPSQVIEGKSLGPSGFQTFGYSLSGGMDMDGNDYPDILVGSMDDRIALLRARPVIHLSQNFTVEPKIVIPNQCVNSCIKVKVCFSYSLSTGNTAFKKDITVKYTVDADPNRRGARVRFLDNKQSTFTGLLSFSAPACQELELSVHTPVRDKLQPIVFTLNVSLNEQKAAAQQTLQSLDAFPVLSGQQILTNKTEINFHKECGVDNTCSSNLQLEAIFADENNIPFPSQTMEFSSNIKKLVLMVNVTNMPDGGRQEAEDAHQATLSITIPPSLKYSGVRPLTGLGIECSAGETVICDLGNPFKSNQKTSLIIIFETSGVTLYTKQIESQLQLSTISEQKDLDPVPVTLSVKNTLLTSFSLEKQVIDATFSGSVIGESAMNSTGDVGSPLEFVFHVHMQGEPLGDLGTLMIDFEWPFEVANGKWLLYLTEIVIKGASESRCVPPGKVINPLNLTLSDRGTKRSKRAADSGYPKAVTVLAPRKVPHFLECSKQTARCVTFSCPLHNMSTQAEIRVRSRVWNSTLLEDYSNALRVEVKGQATLRLLTDKPAIRMDNQTREFAVNIDPMLGEETPYEVPLWIIIVSAVAGILLLGIISLIMWKCGFFKRAVYYKRMPKYHGVRVRKEERYNLAFQPEQELSKRLWVTNWTEMQEYYY
- the LOC128024992 gene encoding integrin alpha-3-like isoform X2 — its product is MAGKSLQLCVFVIYAIQTNSGFNIDVQFPVIKEGKTKGSLFGFSVALHKQTEKTKKNFLLVGAPQEKAQPQLSKFNINETGAVYYCPISIEQDDCRRMDLISPPQAAETVEGMWLGVTVASQRNGGHVLACGHRYVKKLLGAEEQQRMVGKCYVRGNDLTYDPSDYWQSDTYELCDFNYDQNLEGMCNMGISGGMTENDVYFGTPGSFVWQGTVHMKERDPSFDFAGDANEISFGKLGEDRLNIYIGYSVLEDIKLLDHSKYTVVTGAPRDNFKGSVILAEKQGLVLNPVMTIPGEQIGSYFGGCLAVTDLNNDDWNDLIVGAPFYFDRNKEEGGAVYIFMNENGSFQERASSVLKGKKGSGFGFAVAAVGDVNQDGFQDLAVGAPFQDSGKVFIWMGSKNGITKEPSQVIEGKSLGPSGFQTFGYSLSGGMDMDGNDYPDILVGSMDDRIALLRARPVIHLSQNFTVEPKIVIPNQCVNSCIKVKVCFSYSLSTGNTAFKKDITVKYTVDADPNRRGARVRFLDNKQSTFTGLLSFSAPACQELELSVHTPVRDKLQPIVFTLNVSLNEQKAAAQQTLQSLDAFPVLSGQQILTNKTEINFHKECGVDNTCSSNLQLEAIFADENNIPFPSQTMEFSSNIKKLVLMVNVTNMPDGGRQEAEDAHQATLSITIPPSLKYSGVRPLTGLGIECSAGETVICDLGNPFKSNQKTSLIIIFETSGVTLYTKQIESQLQLSTISEQKDLDPVPVTLSVKNTLLTSFSLEKQVIDATFSGSVIGESAMNSTGDVGSPLEFVFHVHMQGEPLGDLGTLMIDFEWPFEVANGKWLLYLTEIVIKGASESRCVPPGKVINPLNLTLSDRGTKRSKRAADSGYPKAVTVLAPRKVPHFLECSKQTARCVTFSCPLHNMSTQAEIRVRSRVWNSTLLEDYSNALRVEVKGQATLRLLTDKPAIRMDNQTREFAVNIDPMLGEETPYEVPLWIIIVSAVAGILLLGIISLIMWKCGFFQRASRREMYEAKSQKAEIKIQPSETERLTEEF